A portion of the Lolium rigidum isolate FL_2022 chromosome 1, APGP_CSIRO_Lrig_0.1, whole genome shotgun sequence genome contains these proteins:
- the LOC124682534 gene encoding phytosulfokine receptor 1-like: MAKCWLLLLFLVFLLLAMSATSCHPDDLRALRGFVGNLNGGGVLLRGTWSGSSCCDWEGVGCDGTSGRVTALRLPISLEDCGKLKSLNLANERLVGTIPSWIGELDHHCYLVLSDNSLVGKVPNSLQIRLKGLATAGRSLGMAFANMPLHVKGNRRTLDEQTNTIQGTNNTVRSGNDNAVSGNDNTVICGNNNTVSGSNNTIASGSDNIVTGSNHIVCGTKHIITDNNNDVSGNDNNVSGSFHTVSGSHNTVSGSNNTVSGSNHIISGSNKVVTGDE, translated from the coding sequence ATGGCGAAATGTTGGCTGCTGCTGCTCTTCTTGGTGTTCCTCTTGCTGGCCATGAGCGCGACGTCGTGCCACCCGGATGACCTCCGCGCGCTGCGGGGCTTTGTCGGGAACCTCAATGGCGGGGGTGTCCTTCTCCGTGGAACATGGTCTGGCTCCTCATGCTGCGACTGGGAAGGTGTGGGCTGCGATGGTACAAGCGGCCGCGTCACGGCGTTGCGGCTTCCGATTAGCCTCGAGGATTGCGGTAAGCTCAAGTCGCTCAACCTTGCCAACGAAAGATTGGTTGGCACCATCCCGTCGTGGATTGGTGAGCTTGACCACCATTGCTACTTGGTTCTCTCGGATAATTCATTGGTTGGTAAGGTACCCAATAGTTTGCAGATAAGACTCAAGGGCCTCGCCACCGCTGGTCGTTCACTAGGTATGGCTTTCGCTAACATGCCATTGCATGTGAAGGGGAACCGAAGAACCCTCGACGAACAAACAAATACAATACAGGGGACCAACAACACTGTTAGATCTGGGAACGACAATGCTGTTTCTGGGAACGACAACACTGTCATATGTGGGAACAACAACACTGTATCTGGGAGCAACAACACCATTGCATCTGGCAGTGACAATATCGTAACTGGCAGCAACCATATTGTATGTGGGACCAAACATATCATAACTGATAACAACAATGACGTATCCGGCAATGATAATAATGTATCTGGGAGCTTCCATACTGTATCCGGGAGCCACAATACTGTATCTGGGAGTAACAATACTGTATCTGGAAGCAACCATATCATATCTGGAAGCAACAAGGTCGTGACAGGAGATGAATGA